From Antedon mediterranea chromosome 9, ecAntMedi1.1, whole genome shotgun sequence, a single genomic window includes:
- the LOC140059157 gene encoding F-box/LRR-repeat protein 5-like: MTTFLQNTRMGEVDVFTGPHSRMKYLVHLYSEKLSSTDFSSYADLKALLQGLVSTFSEFKNHEHIENKCIMKKLQNRLNFLHVEVNAVKQVHCDNHLSEMKEMLEELCQKLDMCLSRLEMEQMGKEVQQALQEFTQDFLPHMKEEEEVFQPLLIEYFSVDELMAIKTDVMELHSKLTKYDPYEKAYADYELDTDDEFEQSKLLAVPDEVMLQVFSYLNPKELCRCAQVCSTWSYLARDCSLWKHINPMNWVKGDWRFETPDEDEETCGCSKDDPEYFDEDKDYDESGESDEGQSQAASDRILAVERESKMLRSISRSLLPIVGNSVETLVLQNSCGITSALLYKMLSNCLNLKILNVAHTRVSDVAFRGFGNSRLGFKLEYLNLAGCVRITDSTLSYLAKAFAKRLDSSAACLPSDENNSDHSVVVDKNGVPKCSCSSGEYLDGRMDNGRTSLKWEESMKCANESVKRANESFNSTDNLSNENLNEQKLASHFDDMTMNTVQYSETDIDKTIRFRHLNLSGCHQITDAGLRTLAKSGPLPYLHHLDLSGCLNVTASGLTELADATKNLDHEQFFYCDNILGGPHQDTASGCQNLQSECRACCRSGE; encoded by the exons ATGACAACGTTTTTACAAAATACTCGTATGGGAGAAGTAGATGTGTTTACTGGACCACATTCTAGAATGAAATATCTTGTCCATTTATACAGCGAAAAG CTAAGTTCAACGGACTTTAGTAGTTACGCTGATTTAAAGGCACTGCTGCAGGGTTTGGTATCGACATTCTCAGAGTTCAAGAATCACGAACACATTGAGAACAAATGTATAATGAAGAAGCTGCAGAACAGGCTCAACTTCTTACATGTCGAG GTGAACGCTGTAAAGCAGGTCCACTGTGACAATCACCTGTCAGAGATGAAGGAGATGTTGGAAGAACTCTGCCAGAAGCTAGACATGTGCTTGAGTCGACTAGAGATGGAACAGATGGGTAAGGAGGTCCAACAAGCATTGCAGGAGTTCACTCAAGACTTCCTGCCACACATGAAAGAGGAGGAAGAG GTTTTTCAGCCGTTGTTGATTGAATATTTTAGTGTAGATGAACTAATGGCGATTAAGACGGATGTGATGGAACTTCACTCTAAACTGACCAAGTATGACCCCTATGAAAAAGCATATGCAGATTACGAGCTAGATACTG ATGATGAGTTTGAACAGAGCAAGCTGCTTGCAGTACCTGATGAGGTGATGCTTCAGGTGTTCTCTTACTTGAACCCTAAGGAGCTATGTAGGTGTGCACAGGTGTGTTCAACCTGGTCTTACCTGGCTAGAGACTGCTCACTCTGGAAACACATCAATCCCATGAATTGGGTCAAAG GTGATTGGCGGTTTGAGACACCAGATGAAGACGAAGAAACGTGCGGATGTAGCAAAGACGATCCCGAGTATTTCGATGAGGATAAAGATTACGACGAGTCAGGTGAAAGTGATGAGGGTCAGAGTCAAGCCGCTTCAGATCGCATCCTAGCTGTTGAAAGAGAGTCTAAGATGCTGCGCTCCATCTCTAGAAGTTTGTTACCCATTGTTGGGAACAGTGTGGAGACCCTTGTTTTACAAAATAGCTGTGGGATCACCAGTGCTTtg CTTTATAAGATGTTATCAAATTGTCTAAATTTGAAGATTTTAAATGTCGCACATACACGCGTGTCAGATGTTGCTTTTCGAGG ATTTGGTAATAGCAGACTGGGTTTCAAACTTGAATATCTCAATTTAGCTGGGTGTGTTCGTATTACAGACAGCACCCTCTCGTATCTCGCAAAGGCATTCGCAAAAAGGTTAGACTCTTCAGCAGCCTGTTTACCGTCTGATGAAAACAACTCAGATCACAGCGTTGTCGTGGACAAGAACGGCGTACCAAAATGCTCATGTAGTAGTGGTGAATACCTGGATGGACGCATGGACAACGGAAGAACAAGCCTAAAATGGGAGGAATCAATGAAGTGTGCAAATGAATCGGTAAAGCGTGCAAATGAGTCTTTCAATTCTACAGACAATCTTTCAAATGAAAACCTTAATGAACAAAAATTGGCATCACATTTTGATGATATGACCATGAATACAGTGCAATATAGTGAAACAGACATTGACAAAACGATAAGATTTAGACATCTCAACTTGTCCGGTTGTCACCAAATCACAGATGCGGGGCTAAG AACTCTTGCAAAATCTGGACCACTACCCTATCTCCATCATCTTGATCTGTCTGGATGCTTAAACGTAACAGCTTCAGGATTGACGGAACTTGCAGACGCCACTAAGAACCTAGATCATGAGCAGTTCTTTTATTGTGACAACATCCTTGGAGGACCTCACCAAGACACAGCCAGTGGATGTCAAAATCTCCAGTCAGAGTGCCGTGCCTGTTGCAGAAGTGGCGAGTAG
- the LOC140059592 gene encoding protein SPMIP1-like — translation MVRELFDVQRQNFWTESIHKEAYTRLAWHEKYSKEFARESREGQGVARKRRPNMVPKVHAIPELNTKTKVDKEKAKKKEKPDLAALGGDNPDALLVEMRPVSRDVKDQLYKGFSKEGTGRYAYLQIRKIKKPEDKYEFPLTSAWEYGWKLDDVVKEFRAPQWGRSRIVKDSFYRRNGIFS, via the coding sequence atgGTTAGAGAATTATTCGATGTTCAACGCCAGAATTTCTGGACTGAATCTATTCATAAAGAAGCATACACCAGGCTAGCATGGCACGAAAAATACAGCAAAGAGTTTGCTCGCGAGTCTAGAGAAGGTCAGGGTGTAGCCCGTAAACGTAGGCCTAACATGGTACCAAAGGTCCATGCAATTCCAGAACTAAACACCAAAACTAAGGTAGACAAAGAAAAGGCCAAGAAGAAGGAAAAGCCTGATTTAGCAGCTTTAGGAGGAGACAATCCAGATGCATTATTGGTAGAGATGAGACCAGTGTCACGGGATGTTAAGGACCAACTATACAAAGGATTCAGTAAAGAAGGAACAGGACGATACGCATACTTACAGATCAGGAAGATAAAGAAACCAGAAGATAAATATGAATTTCCTCTTACGAGTGCTTGGGAGTACGGCTGGAAACTAGACGACGTCGTCAAGGAATTTCGTGCACCACAGTGGGGCCGATCACGCATTGTCAAGGACTCTTTCTACAGACGCAATGGTATATTTTCATAA